One window from the genome of Nicotiana sylvestris chromosome 9, ASM39365v2, whole genome shotgun sequence encodes:
- the LOC138877647 gene encoding uncharacterized protein: MVTRLDTSPPTQPAQGGGQAGRGRPKGESQARYYALSARMEAVASDFVIIGIVPICHRDASVLFDLGSTYSYVSSYFASYLGVSRDSLSSPVYVSKHVGDSIIIDRVYRSCLVVISGFETRADLLLPSMVDFDIILGMDRLSPYYAILDCHTKTVTLAMP, translated from the coding sequence atggttacaagaCTAGATACCAGTCCACCCACTCAGCCAGCTcaaggtggaggtcaggcaggtagaggtcgccctaaagGGGAAAGCCAAGCCAGATATTATGCTCTTTCTGCTCGGATGGAGGCAGTTGCATCTGACTTTGTTATTATAGGAATTGTTCcgatctgtcatagagatgcatcagtcttatttgatctgggctctacttattcctatgtgtcatcttattttgcttcgtatttgggtgtatcccgtgattctttgagttctcctgtcTATGTGTCTAAacatgtgggagattctattattattgaccgtgtgtatcggtcgtgtttggttgttattagtggttttgagactagagccgatttattattgcccagtatggtagactttgatattattttaggGATGGACAGGTTGTcgccctattatgctattcttgattgtcacaccaagaccGTGACTCTGGCTATGCCATGA
- the LOC104242888 gene encoding 3-ketoacyl CoA thiolase 1, peroxisomal isoform X1: MCIILPPITPRIPLNFVQEEEEERKMEKAIERQRVLLEHLQPIRSSSHQFSSLTPSICLAGDSAAYQRTAAFGDDVVIVAAYRTAICKAKRGGFKNTLADDLLAPVLKAVVEKTNLSPNEVGDIVVGTVLAPGSLRAMECRMAAFYAGFPETVPIRTVNRQCSSGLQAVADVAASIKAGFYDIGIGAGLELMTVDNIGRVQQVNPKVDAFAQARDCLLPMGITSENVAQRFGVTRLEQDQAAVISHQRAAAATASGKFKDEIIPVLTKIVDPQTRREKPVVISVDDGIRPNTNLTNLAKLKPAFKSDGTTTAGTASQVSDGAAAVLLMKRSVAMQKGLPILGVFRSFAAVGVDPAVMGIGPAVAIPAAVKSAGLELDNIDLFEINEAFASQFVYCRKKLNLDSEKVNVNGGAMALGHPLGATGARCVATLLHEMKRRGKDCRFGVISMCIGSGMGAAAVFERGDAVDDLCNARVNNNNNFLSKDAK; the protein is encoded by the exons ATGTGCATTATACTACCACCAATTACCCCACGTATTCCACTAAATTTCGTGCAG gaagaagaagaagaaagaaaaatggaaaaagcTATTGAAAGGCAGAGAGTTCTACTGGAGCACCTTCAGCCCATTCGTTCTTCTTCTCACCAGTTTTCTTCTCTCACt CCATCAATTTGTTTAGCTGGTGACAGTGCTGCATATCAAAGGACGGCTGCTTTTGGTGATGATGTTGTCATTGTTGC AGCTTATCGTACTGCTATTTGTAAAGCGAAACGTGGAGGTTTTAAAAATACCCTAGCAGATGATCTACTTGCTCCAGTTCTGAAG GCAGTAGTAGAGAAAACTAACCTGAGTCCGAATGAGGTGGGAGATATTGTTGTTGGTACGGTTTTGGCACCAGGCTCACTAAGAGCAATGGAGTGCAGGATGGCTGCATTTTATGCAGGGTTCCCAG AAACTGTCCCAATCAGAACTGTGAACAGGCAATGTTCTTCTGGCCTCCAGGCCGTTGCTGATGTAGCTGCATCAATAAAAGCAGGATTCTATGACATAG GCATTGGTGCTGGACTAGAGTTAATGACAGTTGACAATATTGGAAGAGTTCAACAAGTTAATCCGAAA GTAGATGCATTTGCACAAGCCCGTGACTGCCTTCTTCCTATGGGCATTACTTCTGAGAATGTCGCCCAACGTTTTGGAGTGACACGGCTAGAACAAGACCAGGCTGCT GTTATTTCTCACCAGCGAGCTGCTGCAGCAACTGCATCTGGAAAATTCAAAGATGAGATTATCCCAGTATTGACAAAG ATCGTGGACCCACAAACTCGAAGGGAGAAACCCGTTGTGATTTCTGTAGATGATGGCATTCGGCCAAACACAAATTTGACAAACCTGGCAAAGCTGAAACCTGCATTCAAAAGCGACGGAACCACAACTGCAG GGACTGCTAGCCAGGTCAGTGATGGTGCGGCTGCAGTGCTTCTTATGAAGAGAAGTGTAGCTATGCAGAAGGGACTTCCAATTCTTGGCGTATTCAG GAGCTTTGCTGCTGTTGGCGTGGATCCTGCTGTAATGGGAATTGGCCCAGCCGTTGCTATACCAGCTGCTGTTAAGTCTGCTGGTCTTGAGCTTGACAATATTGACCTGTTTGAAATAAACGAG GCATTTGCATCCCAGTTTGTGTATTGCCGCAAGAAACTCAATCTTGACTCTGAAAAGGTTAATGTGAATGGAGGGGCAATGGCTCTTGGGCATCCTCTGGGTGCTACAG GTGCACGTTGCGTGGCAACTCTGCTTCATGAGATGAAACGTCGTGGCAAAGACTGCCGCTTTGGTGTGATTTCCATGTGCATAG GTTCTGGGATGGGGGCTGCTGCAGTGTTTGAAAGAGGGGATGCTGTAGACGACTTATGCAATGCTCGagtcaacaataacaacaatttcTTGTCCAAGGATGCCAAATGA
- the LOC104242888 gene encoding 3-ketoacyl CoA thiolase 1, peroxisomal isoform X2, giving the protein MKEHNFIFFHSQTLEYIFCFLSRVGFEPSWPSICLAGDSAAYQRTAAFGDDVVIVAAYRTAICKAKRGGFKNTLADDLLAPVLKAVVEKTNLSPNEVGDIVVGTVLAPGSLRAMECRMAAFYAGFPETVPIRTVNRQCSSGLQAVADVAASIKAGFYDIGIGAGLELMTVDNIGRVQQVNPKVDAFAQARDCLLPMGITSENVAQRFGVTRLEQDQAAVISHQRAAAATASGKFKDEIIPVLTKIVDPQTRREKPVVISVDDGIRPNTNLTNLAKLKPAFKSDGTTTAGTASQVSDGAAAVLLMKRSVAMQKGLPILGVFRSFAAVGVDPAVMGIGPAVAIPAAVKSAGLELDNIDLFEINEAFASQFVYCRKKLNLDSEKVNVNGGAMALGHPLGATGARCVATLLHEMKRRGKDCRFGVISMCIGSGMGAAAVFERGDAVDDLCNARVNNNNNFLSKDAK; this is encoded by the exons ATGAAGGAACAcaactttattttttttcataGCCAAACACTTGAAtatattttttgctttttgagtAGGGTGGGATTTGAACCCTCTTGG CCATCAATTTGTTTAGCTGGTGACAGTGCTGCATATCAAAGGACGGCTGCTTTTGGTGATGATGTTGTCATTGTTGC AGCTTATCGTACTGCTATTTGTAAAGCGAAACGTGGAGGTTTTAAAAATACCCTAGCAGATGATCTACTTGCTCCAGTTCTGAAG GCAGTAGTAGAGAAAACTAACCTGAGTCCGAATGAGGTGGGAGATATTGTTGTTGGTACGGTTTTGGCACCAGGCTCACTAAGAGCAATGGAGTGCAGGATGGCTGCATTTTATGCAGGGTTCCCAG AAACTGTCCCAATCAGAACTGTGAACAGGCAATGTTCTTCTGGCCTCCAGGCCGTTGCTGATGTAGCTGCATCAATAAAAGCAGGATTCTATGACATAG GCATTGGTGCTGGACTAGAGTTAATGACAGTTGACAATATTGGAAGAGTTCAACAAGTTAATCCGAAA GTAGATGCATTTGCACAAGCCCGTGACTGCCTTCTTCCTATGGGCATTACTTCTGAGAATGTCGCCCAACGTTTTGGAGTGACACGGCTAGAACAAGACCAGGCTGCT GTTATTTCTCACCAGCGAGCTGCTGCAGCAACTGCATCTGGAAAATTCAAAGATGAGATTATCCCAGTATTGACAAAG ATCGTGGACCCACAAACTCGAAGGGAGAAACCCGTTGTGATTTCTGTAGATGATGGCATTCGGCCAAACACAAATTTGACAAACCTGGCAAAGCTGAAACCTGCATTCAAAAGCGACGGAACCACAACTGCAG GGACTGCTAGCCAGGTCAGTGATGGTGCGGCTGCAGTGCTTCTTATGAAGAGAAGTGTAGCTATGCAGAAGGGACTTCCAATTCTTGGCGTATTCAG GAGCTTTGCTGCTGTTGGCGTGGATCCTGCTGTAATGGGAATTGGCCCAGCCGTTGCTATACCAGCTGCTGTTAAGTCTGCTGGTCTTGAGCTTGACAATATTGACCTGTTTGAAATAAACGAG GCATTTGCATCCCAGTTTGTGTATTGCCGCAAGAAACTCAATCTTGACTCTGAAAAGGTTAATGTGAATGGAGGGGCAATGGCTCTTGGGCATCCTCTGGGTGCTACAG GTGCACGTTGCGTGGCAACTCTGCTTCATGAGATGAAACGTCGTGGCAAAGACTGCCGCTTTGGTGTGATTTCCATGTGCATAG GTTCTGGGATGGGGGCTGCTGCAGTGTTTGAAAGAGGGGATGCTGTAGACGACTTATGCAATGCTCGagtcaacaataacaacaatttcTTGTCCAAGGATGCCAAATGA